Proteins encoded together in one Coriobacteriia bacterium window:
- a CDS encoding DUF1461 domain-containing protein, with the protein MFRWTVRALIALALALFALGVAVVPLQAPQFTHALSSRYSRAQEAGLSSDQMLSVAQSVRVFVVQGTGALPERVAGREGFDEAAVAHLVDVRRVLDGARVATGLLGLVLVAWFAVAWRARRYDEVAAALGLGVLTTLLVPMLAVLVGVVDFDGFFTAFHGVFFASGTWTFPADSLLILTFPEPFWVLSGLAWGVGVLSVAGVYGLAWVLVRRRATTTTD; encoded by the coding sequence GTGTTCCGCTGGACCGTGAGGGCGCTCATAGCGCTCGCGCTTGCCCTGTTCGCCCTCGGTGTGGCGGTCGTGCCCTTGCAGGCCCCGCAGTTCACGCACGCACTCTCGTCGCGCTACTCGCGCGCGCAGGAGGCAGGGCTCTCAAGCGATCAGATGCTGAGCGTAGCCCAGAGCGTTCGGGTGTTCGTCGTGCAGGGGACGGGCGCTCTCCCCGAGCGGGTCGCCGGTCGCGAGGGGTTCGACGAGGCCGCCGTCGCGCATCTGGTTGACGTGCGTCGGGTGCTCGACGGGGCTCGTGTCGCGACGGGCCTGCTCGGCCTGGTGCTTGTGGCGTGGTTCGCCGTTGCGTGGAGGGCCCGCAGGTACGATGAGGTCGCAGCCGCCCTCGGGCTTGGCGTCCTAACGACGCTGCTCGTGCCCATGCTGGCGGTGCTCGTGGGCGTGGTGGATTTCGACGGATTCTTCACGGCGTTTCACGGCGTCTTCTTTGCGAGCGGCACGTGGACGTTCCCCGCGGATTCCCTGCTCATCTTGACTTTCCCCGAGCCGTTCTGGGTGCTCAGCGGCTTAGCGTGGGGGGTCGGAGTCCTCTCCGTGGCGGGCGTCTACGGCCTCGCGTGGGTGCTCGTGCGGCGGCGGGCGACGACGACGACGGACTGA
- a CDS encoding DUF5679 domain-containing protein produces MPAKEGYCVKCKSKREIKDAQDITMKNGRPATQGLCPECGTKIFKIGKS; encoded by the coding sequence ATGCCAGCCAAGGAAGGTTACTGCGTCAAGTGCAAGTCCAAGAGGGAAATCAAGGACGCCCAGGATATCACCATGAAGAATGGTCGCCCTGCGACTCAGGGCCTGTGCCCCGAGTGCGGCACCAAGATCTTCAAGATCGGCAAGTCGTAA
- a CDS encoding NAD-binding protein — MNVIVVGCGRVGSQLATLLSIEGNNVAVIDKDADSFRRLGSAFNGVTIRGLGFDEEVLLEAGVEEADVFAAVTNLDNTNLMAAEVARKLFHVPHVVARLYNPQRERTYQQLDLDYVCGTTLVAESLLDKIKSGHGHHVDTFGDVEIVVFKLRSDWAGKRVREMFIEGQMLPAIIARGNRTFIPSLDSQFELGDVVRVAVKNEVVPKLSRFMEE, encoded by the coding sequence ATGAACGTCATCGTAGTGGGATGCGGGCGCGTCGGCTCACAGCTTGCGACGCTGCTCTCGATCGAGGGCAACAACGTAGCCGTGATAGACAAGGATGCGGACTCCTTCCGCAGACTGGGTTCCGCCTTCAACGGCGTCACGATCAGGGGGCTGGGCTTCGACGAAGAGGTGCTGCTCGAGGCCGGCGTTGAAGAGGCGGACGTGTTCGCGGCCGTCACCAACCTCGACAACACGAACCTCATGGCGGCCGAGGTGGCGCGCAAGCTCTTTCACGTACCGCACGTCGTGGCGCGGCTGTACAACCCCCAGCGCGAGCGCACCTACCAGCAGCTCGACCTCGACTATGTCTGCGGAACCACCCTTGTGGCCGAGTCGCTGCTCGACAAGATCAAGTCGGGGCACGGGCATCACGTGGACACGTTCGGTGACGTCGAGATCGTCGTGTTCAAGCTGCGCTCGGATTGGGCCGGCAAGAGAGTCCGTGAGATGTTCATCGAGGGACAGATGCTCCCGGCGATCATCGCGCGAGGTAACCGGACATTCATTCCCAGCCTGGACTCTCAGTTCGAGCTGGGCGACGTGGTGCGGGTTGCCGTGAAGAACGAAGTGGTGCCCAAGCTCTCGCGTTTCATGGAGGAGTAG
- a CDS encoding TrkA family potassium uptake protein: protein MYIVINGGGKVASYLARTLAESGHDVAVIEKRADVVDKLVVELPRKVLVILGDGCDAAYQDDAGVSRADVFASVTGDDDDNLVACQLAKVAFGVPRAISRVNNPKNEHIFNALGIEAISSTTIISRMIVEEATVGDIRTLTTLREGNMAIVEIELPKDRCTVCNQPVADLNLPKDCVLIAVLREDGSTETVRGDTLLNAGDTVIAFTAVESERNLKRVLTGE from the coding sequence GTGTACATCGTCATCAACGGCGGCGGCAAGGTGGCATCGTACCTAGCGCGGACCCTTGCGGAGTCCGGGCACGATGTCGCGGTGATCGAGAAGCGCGCGGACGTGGTGGACAAACTCGTGGTGGAGCTTCCGCGCAAGGTGCTCGTGATCCTCGGGGATGGATGCGATGCGGCGTATCAGGATGACGCGGGCGTGTCGCGCGCCGATGTCTTTGCGTCGGTCACCGGTGACGATGACGACAACCTCGTCGCGTGCCAGCTGGCCAAGGTCGCATTCGGCGTGCCGCGTGCGATCTCTCGCGTCAACAACCCGAAGAACGAACACATCTTCAACGCGCTCGGAATCGAGGCGATCTCGTCCACGACCATCATCAGTCGCATGATCGTCGAAGAAGCCACCGTCGGTGACATACGCACCCTCACCACGTTGCGCGAAGGCAACATGGCGATTGTCGAGATCGAGCTGCCCAAGGACCGCTGCACGGTGTGCAACCAGCCCGTGGCGGACCTCAACCTGCCCAAGGACTGCGTGCTGATCGCGGTGCTGCGGGAGGACGGAAGCACCGAGACCGTGCGCGGCGATACGCTGCTCAACGCCGGTGACACGGTTATCGCATTCACCGCCGTCGAGTCGGAGCGCAACCTCAAGAGAGTGTTGACAGGGGAGTAG
- a CDS encoding TrkH family potassium uptake protein translates to MSVRPRAEDHLLIGKYTGKVIVGVGMLMIVPLVVSLVFAEWDTALDFVISMMTCFVFGFGAQVLCRTEKDLAWSHGLVVASGSWIWATAIGCLPHYLSGHMGSYVDATFDVMSGYTTTGLYLLQDLDHISHGLNMWRHLLTYAGGQGIVVIALTFLFKGTAGAYKMYVGEGKDERLLPNVVQTARAIWLVSLTYLVIGTLALWAVSLYLGQAPIRGFLHSMWVFMGAWSTGGFAPQSYNTMWFHSLSHELVTIVIMVAGSFNFALHWAVWKGNRREIVRNIETVSFAITLTVFTMVATFWLARLGVYPDAMALGRKVFYQLVSGHTTTGFSTIYSRAFVTQWGAVGLVAVSAVMAIGASACSTAGGIKGIRVGVIAKALVEDVRRMVAPESAVIRERYHHIKENWLDDRVVRTAMTVTILYLVMYLLTALLGDLYGYEFSQALFEGVSAGSNTGLSCGVTSPFMPTPMKIAYIVAMWLGRLEFMSVFALLGYGISIVRGR, encoded by the coding sequence ATGAGCGTCCGCCCCCGCGCAGAGGACCATCTGCTCATCGGCAAGTACACGGGCAAGGTGATCGTCGGTGTCGGCATGTTGATGATCGTGCCGCTCGTCGTCTCCCTGGTGTTTGCAGAATGGGACACCGCGCTGGACTTCGTGATCTCGATGATGACGTGTTTCGTCTTCGGGTTCGGAGCCCAGGTGTTGTGTAGGACCGAGAAGGATCTGGCGTGGAGCCATGGGCTCGTCGTGGCATCCGGCTCTTGGATCTGGGCAACCGCGATCGGCTGCCTGCCGCACTACCTGTCCGGCCACATGGGCAGCTACGTTGACGCGACGTTCGACGTGATGAGCGGCTACACGACGACCGGTCTGTACCTGCTGCAGGATCTCGATCACATCAGTCACGGGCTGAATATGTGGCGTCATCTGCTCACCTACGCCGGCGGCCAGGGGATCGTGGTCATCGCTCTCACGTTTCTGTTCAAGGGGACAGCGGGCGCCTACAAGATGTATGTCGGCGAGGGCAAAGACGAGCGGCTGTTACCGAACGTCGTGCAGACCGCACGCGCCATCTGGCTTGTCTCGCTCACGTACCTCGTGATCGGAACACTGGCTCTCTGGGCGGTCTCGCTCTACTTGGGCCAGGCGCCGATACGGGGATTCCTGCACTCCATGTGGGTCTTCATGGGCGCATGGTCTACCGGCGGGTTCGCGCCGCAGTCCTACAACACCATGTGGTTCCACTCCTTGAGCCACGAGTTGGTCACCATCGTCATCATGGTCGCGGGCTCGTTCAACTTCGCTCTGCACTGGGCGGTCTGGAAGGGAAACAGAAGAGAGATCGTGCGCAACATCGAGACGGTGAGCTTCGCCATCACGCTCACGGTGTTCACGATGGTGGCGACGTTCTGGCTCGCCAGATTGGGCGTCTACCCTGACGCGATGGCGCTCGGCCGCAAGGTCTTCTACCAGTTGGTTTCCGGGCACACGACCACGGGGTTCTCCACCATCTACTCGCGAGCGTTCGTCACGCAGTGGGGCGCCGTGGGCCTTGTGGCGGTTTCTGCGGTGATGGCCATCGGGGCCTCGGCCTGCTCGACCGCGGGCGGCATCAAGGGCATTCGAGTGGGCGTCATCGCAAAGGCTCTGGTGGAGGACGTTCGTCGCATGGTCGCCCCGGAGTCAGCGGTCATCCGCGAGCGCTATCACCACATCAAGGAGAACTGGCTTGATGACCGAGTCGTGCGCACCGCGATGACCGTCACCATCCTGTACCTCGTCATGTACCTACTGACGGCGCTCCTCGGCGATCTCTACGGATACGAGTTCAGCCAGGCGCTCTTCGAGGGCGTCTCAGCGGGCTCGAACACGGGCCTCAGTTGCGGCGTGACTTCGCCGTTCATGCCGACCCCGATGAAGATCGCCTACATCGTTGCCATGTGGCTCGGGCGGCTTGAGTTCATGAGCGTGTTCGCGCTGCTCGGGTACGGCATCTCGATCGTAAGGGGGCGGTAG